Within the Setaria viridis chromosome 3, Setaria_viridis_v4.0, whole genome shotgun sequence genome, the region TTTGGATTTCAAAGGTGAGTTTGTATTTTTGGATCTAATCCAAAATATAAACTAAATCTAGTATGTAAATAACATAATAAAAATTTAATGTGACTAACTCTAACTTTGCACACGAGCTAGCCACAAACCCAACCagctctctctttcttttcttcttggacCAGTAGTTATCCTGGACTGCCAGCTTTGTTAATCACGTTTagcagaatttttttatttttatatattttttgattttgcaaaaatatatagtcgaatAAAAAATTAGTATGGGCTTATACCGCCGGCTGAAACAGCTGTATGGGCCTTACTGCCGTTTCAACTGGAGGTAGGGGCCTTACCGCCGTAAGGCGATACCACTCACGAGTCACCCACTGGATTAACTCCGCGCGGCACCAGAGGCACCCACTGGATTAACTCCGCGCGGCACCTGAGGAAGCTCCGCCGTTTGAACTGGCGGTAAGGGCCTTACCACCAGTTCAAACGGTGGGGCTCGCCCACTATAAAATGCggccgcgcccctccccctccccccgtaCCAGACCTGCGccagagaaagaaagaggaaaggaaagaagggaagaaaaaaaaggagaggagaggaggaggagggaagaaaggaggaggaggagggaagaagggggGAAGGAAATTCTTCCGTCGTTCTCaggtaaatttttttaatctcgtagtttagATAGTATAGTGTAGTGactagatctagatttagaaatattagtggatcTAAGATTTAGAAATAGATTCATTAGATAGTATAGTGTAGTGactagatctagatttagaaatattagtggatcTAAGATTTAGAAATAGCTAGTGAATCTGAGACTTAGAAACATTTAGCTGAATTTAGATATAgcaaaatgtagcttagttagtacAATAGATTTAGCTTAGACAGTAAAATAGATTTAGCTTCGGTGGTATAGTAGATTTATCTTAGGTGGTATAGTAGATTTAGCTTAGATCATAGTAAATTTAAGAAATcttagtggatctgagatttagaaatatctagtggatctgagatttatTTGTCGTGTATATTAGTTCTGATACATGCCTATGATAAATTTAGTTAGTAAGCTTGGTTTAGTGTTACATAGTTGTTTTTTTATGAATTGAAGTCGTCATTATAGTTAACTGATATATATTGCTGAGATTAATTTGGACTGCCTGTTTCATGTATGTTGGCAGGCATGTCGGATAGTTTAAATTTTCAAGTGTTCTACGGgccgggggaggttagatatggttcagaaggggtagatttgagtggatttccctatttcaccaagtgtgttcgaagagcaagagagagaacttgaGGGGGCATTTGCAGGTGACTTTGTAGGGATTTTGGTGTTGATAGAGATTAAGTGGATGTGTCTGTGAGGGTTGTAGTCAAAAGACGGCCGGACATAAATTTTTGGGAGTTGCTTCCGCTTGAAGGAACTCCAAGCTACCGGGCTTATATAAATGGTTGCACGAGAAAAGATTTACCAATCATATGGTATGTTCAACTGTTCATGAagggtggatctagcagtcatattgaagaagaagtaggaggtgatgaagttgaagcggaagaagatgtgcagagtactgagggtggaaacaaaaaaCTTGATTACGATGAACAAGAAGGGGGAGATGCAGAGAATGATGTTGCATCCCGCGCACCAAAtggggaggctgatgagggggaagaaattCCTAAGTTAGTAGAGCAGCTGGAgatggaaggagaggaggctAATGGTGCCGTGGATGATGACTGGTCCGAAGAGGAAGATGCTTATCCTGTACCGTGAAATTGGTCAAATTAtgaccattccgccctacaggtcaatattggggaaaatattccttgggagtacagggagaatgaggtatgcgtGGGAGCTATGTACCAAAGTGGGGATGAAGTGAAGGTGGCTATTAAGAGGTGGTTCACTTTGTCTTTGCAGCGTCAGTTCAGGGTGGAAAAGAATAGCCCGAAGGTGTATGATGTACGCTGTGTGCGAAATAATTGCCCATTCAGGGTGCATGCATACAAGGGgaaatggaaggattactgggaggtgactagagtggttgagcacgaatgcttgctggctgaattggaaggaacacaccgcaacctcattgttgattttgttgctcaatacatgtatccttaGATAGTGCAGAATCCTagcttcgagcccaagtccattgtttgtgccatagaggagaagttcaagtacaagatcagcTACAACAAAGCTTACCAGGCGAAGCAGAAGGCACtgaagatgaagtggggtacgttcGAAGTATCTTTGGACAACCTCCCTGTCCTGTTGCACACCATTTGCCAGAGAAATCCTGGAAGCTTCTACGACTTGAAAACCTATCCATGTGTTCAGTTTCCAGGCAAACAGGTCCTGCAGCGGTCATTCCTCGTattgggtccttgcattcaggCTTTCCGGCTATGtcgaccagtcatttgcattgatggcacatttctaaCTGGAAGGTACAAAGGAACAATATTGACAGCTATTGGGTTCGAtggcaacaatcaggtgttgccgcttgGGATCGTatttgtggagaaggagtctggagatagctggtattggttcctcgagagggtgaagaacatgattgtgaTGGACGTCGAGGGGGTTTGTCTCATTCATGATCAGTACAAAGGCATtttgcaagcaatcgaagacctaCAGAATGGAAGTCAGGAGCGTTTCAGGGCGTCGAtatggccggacttgaagagtaggtggtgcatgaggcatatgggtgtGAACTTTCATAGGCAATTCAAGAATAAGACCCTTATGAAATTGTTCAAGCGCCTGTGCagccagaatcaggagaagaaGTTCAACCTGTTGTGGAAGAAACTATAGCAGAGGCTGCATCCAAATCAAATGTCTTGCATGGTTTTGCTGCCGGCATCAACCAACAGCTGATGAAGATCAAAGATGGGATTGATTTGTCTTTCACTTGATTTGCATGTACAACGGTTTTCCCCAGTACATGAGGATGCCGTGCAGGTGCGAGTCGCCGAGGCCGGTGCTGGCGTGGTTGACGGAATGGAGCATGGAAATGATGGGGCTGAGGGATTGGACACCCAATGGTGCGTTCTCAGCTTCCAACTCGGTGATCTTTGGCTTGATCTACACCTCCCGGCCGCATGCTGCACCTGCTCCAAGCAGTAGAGTCCCTAGCCACGCATCAAGCTAGAAGGTCGAAGGTGCCGCCGCCGTAGCTCACCATTGCCAACAAACGCACGAGGACAGGGGTAGCTAGATCTGTTGTTGATGAACGCATGGAGCCGATTCAGTTTTTGTTTATGCTAACTTTAGTGCGGCTCGATGAAGGAGGTCAGCTCGATCTTCTCGCAGAGAACACACCAGCTTGGCTTAGTTTGGCTAACATAATGGATTGTTATTGGGGACACGCGTTAGCCATCTAGGCGATGTCGCACCAGGCGCGTGGTGAGGTACTCTCGCATgagttttgggtgagtgtgatttCTTGACGTGTTTTGGTAAGAGCAAGCCGCGGTCGGTATAGCGACAGTGCCTAACTTGGGGAGAGGTTCTGGACTCTACGTGTTCCCCGTACCTGTGACAGGTACTTTGTTTTAAACTTAGGAGCAGGTGATGTACTTGTACATTGCAGGTGCTTCGATATGTTccttgtggagttgagtgcTTGCTCTCGGCCTGTAAGGATCGAGTTAGTTTATCACCGGTCacaatatctatatatatacatactatTCGCTCATGTTATGAGCGGGGTTCGGTCCGAaactagtggtggatagcacTTAGCCTGTAAGTGAATTAGCTGAACAGTTAAGGAGTTCGAGGCGATGATCGTCTCTGACCAGACTGTACCCCAGTAGGAccatgggtaggtttcacatCTTCGAGATCTACAACTGGCGACGATGTGCCCTGCAGTTCAAGATACTTCCAGACTCAAGGAAATAGGAGAGTGCTAGCCACCTACTAGGGCTTCGGCcattaggtggggtttggacggtCGTACACCGTTTAGGATCCAACCGAGACAACCTCTATAGAGTTATAAACTATAACTATAGCCGTGTGCACGGTATTGGATAGTGCTGTTGACTACTGCTACTTTCAACTAGACTTATACTATTCTTCTACCTCCCCCTTTTGAGATAGGCTGacgtttgccgttgagatgtgagggaagggagctctcacattgcCTAGTCCGTTTGGGTGCTGAATTCTTGGACGAAGGATTTGGTGGTTTGTGACAACTTACTTGATATAAGGTGTTGACCTCGGTGATGGTATTGCTTTAATGCATCCTTgattgctgctactgctgctgcataAACCTCTACAGCTATATATAGGattatccatgcatatagtattattccCCTGTTTCCTTGGTTTGATGCTATtcggagttgacatggcctacccgcttctcagGTAGACTTTGGCTTTTCAGGATCTGAATCCCACTATGACTTCGGCGACGGATTTGAAGATTAGGGATGGCCCTTCGCTTAAGTCGCCTATGGAGTTGGCGTTCACCATGCTACATGTTTCCGCTGCGTAGATATTTTACCTTGCATGATTCAGTCTTGATGGATTTGTACCGGCATGTGCCAAGCTGATATACCAGATATTTATGTTATCATTATTAAGTTGCTACTCTATTTCTGTGTCGTTATgaatttgtactatctgagatagggattcaCACATGATAGGCTTCCTGAGACTATCAcggaggtgcgtaggcttggATTCTCAGAAGTGGGAATTCGGGTCATTTCAAAAAACTATGGACGAAACAACTCGTAAAATGCAAAATATCGTTTTGTGATTCCAGTCACAACATTTAATTCATACATGATGTAAAAACATTTAAGTATACACGGGATGGAATGAAATGATCTCTAGCCTCAATAGATTTGTGGAAGAGTACTTTACTGTGTTAGAGGCAATGTGAACCGAGTATATCACCATGTTTGGTCACGCAACGTATTATTCACGAAGAATGAAACTCTCACCGAGAGTGATCATATAAAACCAACAAGTCCATGCCGCGCCAGTATAAGATACGAAAGGCAACATACACAAAATAActtatttatacaattatctcTTTCAATGAGTCAACCTTTCTGCTTCTTtctatctctctcctctccaatTATTGTCTGATTGTCATCCCGTGTAGGTTCTTGATAACACATGTCTTCTTTTTTCTCTGTCTACTCCATACGTGCGCAATTTTCTCCTGTTTGTCAGCTCCATATGTAAGTAGGTTATAACATAGATTCTGTGACGAACCCCATGGCACATGAGAAAtattactattcttcttcttctcctcctcctagcTGCTGCTATTTATTTTTCCCTTCTACTACGACAAAAATCCATCATTGTGACAATAATCGATCATCGTATCGGATGCGTTCAATTGGATGTAGACTCGTAAGTCATCCGCGCAGATCGCGCGAGTTTCCAACAACCCGGTTGTCACCAAAAATCTTCCGCTCACGTACGTAATCCGTCAAGTCGCTTTCTGGTTATTAGTGAGCCGTAACCGTGCCAGACTAGTAACAAGCCCACCGCACCCACTGCTGCACTGACCACAGAGTATAGATGTATGGATCAGTAGAGGACATATTATTGGGGACGGGCTTATTTAGCTGGGAGCAAGTGTACCTCTCACAAACCTGCCAAATTAAGAGTCGATGTGTGTTCATCTGCAGACAACTCGTCGTTGTCTTGCGTAAATGCTGCTGCGACGACAACTGATATTTTTTGCCTGACAAATGAAATACGGCACACGTGCTGCTAGCTCGTACAGGCGGATTGGCCGCGCGCTACATCACGATAGCCCCGATGGTGTTGTAGGAGAACCCAAGAGCACGGATGATGGACATAACGGTAATAGACACACTGCCATTCATTTCGTGACGACTGCTGCACTACTACGAGCCCGGTAAACGGGGTGGTCAGCTCCGAGGTAATGTTGCCGTTGGGTACCCTTACCCGTTCCCCAAATCCACACCCGGTGAAACGGGTAGGTATAAGGAGTTCCCATTGACAAAATGTTAGGATACGGATAAACGCGTCACGCCCACCACCACGTATAGCTCGGCAGCTCAAACGCCACATCCAAACCCACCACCATGTCCACGTCACTCCACACGACTTGAAGAAAATTCTCTGCGGTAGTGCTGCACCGCATCCCTGGTGTGGCACTGCCCAGGATGTCGACACGTGGCAATCGGCCGAAATCAGGAGCAGGCTTATCCGCAGGAGCTGCGCGCCGTTCTGAGCCGAGCTGAGCAGACGTCGTAAGAAGGCCCATCTGCTGCACGAGCGGCGTTCCACCATCGAGCTGACTCGCGCAACTCGCGCCAGCCGTTTTGTGACCGAGCTGGTTCCGTAGCATCCATCGAAGGCGGCTCCGTCCAAAATCAGATCGAGCCTGCCCTCCTTCTCGCCCAGGTCGTTCTTCACTCGCGAAGGAGGAGGCTTCTCTGTTTGAATCGACGGAGCAGCGGGAAACAAGTAAGGATGAGAGGcgaccagcggcggcggcgggtcgtcgAGCTGTGCGGCGcgagcggtggccggtgggtcaTCGAGCAGTCGTTGGAACTGCAAGTGTGAAGCAGACCAGCAAGCTTGATGGCCTCCATCAAGCCGGCTATCTTGTACGGGCGAACAGGAAAAAAAGTATGCCTACTGTATTTATGTATTCAAATGTCCGTCTATTTTGGATGAGCAAGCAAGTGGCTTAGTGAAAAGAACAAATCAATGGCTAAAGCAGTTTCTGCTTCTAAGAAATAATTGTGTATCAATGACAATGTTTGTCGTGTTTGGCCAATGAGATATAACTTTGTCTTTTGAATTCATCAGAAAACAAGATGTGCATCTAGTGCTCTCAACTTCCAATGGACGAGATGAAAAGTGCAATCTGGAGGGGTGGTCAGACATCAGCTCTCAAGTTTCAGTTTACATGCAAGATGAAACAGCAAGCAGAAAGAAAACTGAAAGTTTTGGTGAAGCTAAAAATTACAGTGGTCTTGATAAATAGGGTGTTAATTGTTACTGAATTGTTTTGTTTGTATAAAATAAGACTGGGCATTTGCCCTTTTCTTCTACTGTATGGAATTGTCTGATTCCTTCCTTCTGTTGGCCGTATGGAATTGTAAATGGATCCTATTTCTGCTATCCCAAATAGAAATGTCCTGATATTATTGAAGAGAATGGATCACAAATGAAAGAGCAGTAGCTGTATGGTGTCCAGAATAGTTCAGAATCACTGAAACAGGATGATCTCGATGGTGAACCACAAGCAACTGCAATCTCGGCAGCCGCTGCTGCCTCAACGTTGAGGGTAGATGGCAGAAGGGTACGAACCATGTTGCCATCACCAGAAATCGAATGCCCGGCGGCAGACTTTTCCAATGAGGACAGCCACGAATATAATGGAAAATTAGGGCATCTGATTGCCTGGCGGCAGCAGAATTCTCCACGCGACGAGGAAAGAGGCGGCCCTGATCCCATTTTGACTGGGCTTTCTTCAATCAGGAGAACGGGGAGGACCGTCGGCTTGATTGCCCATGGGCAACCTATACCTTTTCCTCCTTTTCATTTAAGAAGTTTCTAGTAACTTATCATGAATTTAGCTAAAACTATTGGCATACCAAATTCTTGGTAACGAATCAAGTGATAGCCAAAACTTTCTAGGCATGATTTGAATTTGGTTGGGCAAATATTGGAACCCAACCAATCAGGATGTCAGTTCTCCTCGTGCATGGTCTGCTCGGCTTGGCTAGGCTCAGAATGGCGCACAACTCCCGCGGATAGGCCTGCTCCTGATTCGGCCGATTGCCACCCGTTGATATCATGGGCGGTGTCGCACCAGtttggtggagctcccaccAGTTCCGGTTCCTCTACTGACGCGCTACTACGCGCTACTAGCGCGTCAGAGGAGCAGGGGCGAAGCCAAGTAGTGTTTGCCTGGTGCACATGCACCAGGGTAAAATGCTATTTTTCCTTGTTAATAGCCCATAATCACCTCATGTGCACTCCCCTTTGGTCAAACTGGTGCACCAGGCAGAGAGTCCTCTTCCCCTTGCCGCTGGGCCTGGACAAAGCAAGGCGTGCAGCATGCCAACCAACTCCGTTGCCGTGGCCAAATTATCTATAAATTGCTATATCCATCGATGGGGTACACACGTGTTTGTTCAGAACTTTAAGCCTGCATAAATGCATAATGTTTGCACTATTTGAAGATTAATTATATGTGCCTTCACGGTTCTAATAACTGCTCAAGCGTCTAATCTTGATTTAGTATTTAGAAATAGAGGAATCACacattcataaaaatatatCTTCTCACAGGTCGCAGCATCAGGTGGCCTCGTGAGACAGCAAACCAAGATTGCTCAGCATCGATAATTCTTCCTTGTTTACTCAAGTGCATTCTAGTTCAATAAATTGCTTTAAGAGATATAGACATAAGCGAttacatcattttctttttacaaaGCACATACACATCCGTACGCACCCCTGCTAACTGCCAAATGCATGTACACATACTCTACCCCTTTGAATGCCTATGAGATGGGGAGAGAATCAAAATTCCGTCATGATTGAAATCACTATTCATCCGAAATATCGCTGTCTTCACTAAAAGATCTACCTTCTAAACTTAAATTTCGTCCGAAATTTCAAGAATTTTGATCATTTCAATGGGATCTAAAAATACcgaaaataaaatttaaaacCCAAATTGGGACTACAAATCTTGAGACTTACCATTCATTCCTTGAAAATTTGAAAGTATAATTAGTCGTAAATGCATCCAATCGTGCTTAACTGGATGTTCGAATCTGGTTGGATATgttccaccacaagaaaccTAAGCAAGTCTTTATTTTCTTATCTTTGATTCATGTTTACCAAGAAAAATGCTTTAATAATTATTATATGCTCTATGGATGTAAATAGAAAAACAATGACCAAATCCGCCCACATTTGACAATTATCTTTCAACAAAACTATGAAATAGAAGAGTGTGGTCGGAGTAGTTGGAAATGTATGCATGTCAAGACGATGCACCAAGGTTTTCCGAGCTCTAGCTTCGCCCCTGcagaggagccggagctggagAAGCCACAAAAACTAGTTCCACCGGCTCCTCGATCTATGGGAGGCAGGGAGAAGGGGGATAAAAATAGCTCGTATGAACAGTATTGCTACAGTGCGTGAATAGTAAAATGGTAGAAGAAGCCAGAGCTGTTTAGAGTCGCACCGGAAGTAGCCGGAGCTGTTTAGAACCGCACCAAACTAGCCCTAAGCTGCAGTCATGGTTACGAGTGCGCCGGATCCTTGTCCGTCCGCGACAGCCTCCTCACTCCTGTCCCCGTGTAATTAATAAGCTCTGCCAGCGACCAGTACGTAGTCTTCGACAGACGACAGGCCGTCGGGGACACGCTGCGGACTGAGCCAGCGAGCGACATGGTCAGCTCACGAGACGCCGAGGCGCCACTGCTCGCCGAGCccgacgacgccgccgctccggcgccggcgccggggaagcGCAACAAGTACCCCTTCTTCTGCGCCGTGCTCGCCTCCATGACCTCCGTCCTCACGGGCTACAGTACGTTCATATAAGCATCTTttgcatatatacatatatgtacgTATCATCACAGACGCCGTGCCACGGCATGCTTGATCGGTGGCAGACGTGGCGGTGATGAGCGGCGCGCAGATCTTCATGGCGGAGGACCTGGGCATCAGCGACGCGCAGATCGAGGTGCTCTCGGGGATCATCAACCTCTACTCGCTCGCCGGCGCGCTGCTGGCCGGGTGGACCTCcgaccgcctcggccgccgcctcaccaTCGTGCTCGCCaacgtcctcttcctcctcggccCGCTGTGCATGACGCTCGCCGAAGGGTACAACGCGCTCATGGTGGGGCGGTTCATCGCCGGCATCGCCGTCGGCTACGACTTCGTCATCGCCCCCATCTACGCCGCCGAGATCGCGCCGGCGTCCTCCCGCGGCCTCCTCACCTCAGTCCCCGAGGTATCCTACCATAGCTGTGCGTCAAGAACAATTATCGACATATTTGATTTGATTATTTTGTGCATTCTTTTGCCTTGAAGATTTTTAACAACACTGGAGTGATGCTGAGCTACGTGTCGAACCTCGCCTTCTCCGGGCTGCCGGCGCACCTGTCGTGGCGTGTGATGTTCGCGGCCGGGGTGGTGCCGCCGGTGTTCCTGGCGGTAGGCACGCTCACCATGCCGGAGTCGCCGCGGTGGCTGGTGATGAAGGGCCGGGTCGCTGAGGCCAAGGTCGTGCTGGACAGGACGTCGGACACGGCAGCGGAGGCCGAGCAGCGGCTGCTCGAGATTGTGGGAGTCGTCTCCGGCGACAGCGGCGGAGGGAAagggaggagcagcggcgcgtGGAAGGAGGCCGCGGCGAAGCCCGGAGTCCGGCGCGTGTTGGCCATGGTGCTGACGCTGCAGTTCTTCCAGCAGGCGTCGGGCATCGACTCGGTGGTGCTGTACGGCCCGCGGATCCTCGCCACGGCTGGCGTCACCAGCACCTCGGTCCTCAGCCTCAACGTCCTCTTCGGCGTCGCTAAGGCCGGGTCCATCCTCATCGCCATGGCGCTGGtcgaccgcgccggccgccggccgctgctccTCGTGAGCACGGGCGGCATGACGGcgtcgctgctgctggtgggctCCCTGTTCGCGGCGTCCGCGGGCGCCGCCAAGCAGGACGCGGTGGCGTCGACGGCgagcgtggcggcggtggtgtcgTACGTGGTGTTCTTCTCCATGGGGCTGGGGCCCATGGCGTGGGTGTACAGCTCGGAGATCCTGCCGCTGCGGCTGCGGGCGCAGGGCGCCGGGCTCGGCACGGCG harbors:
- the LOC117847452 gene encoding polyol transporter 5 produces the protein MVSSRDAEAPLLAEPDDAAAPAPAPGKRNKYPFFCAVLASMTSVLTGYNVAVMSGAQIFMAEDLGISDAQIEVLSGIINLYSLAGALLAGWTSDRLGRRLTIVLANVLFLLGPLCMTLAEGYNALMVGRFIAGIAVGYDFVIAPIYAAEIAPASSRGLLTSVPEIFNNTGVMLSYVSNLAFSGLPAHLSWRVMFAAGVVPPVFLAVGTLTMPESPRWLVMKGRVAEAKVVLDRTSDTAAEAEQRLLEIVGVVSGDSGGGKGRSSGAWKEAAAKPGVRRVLAMVLTLQFFQQASGIDSVVLYGPRILATAGVTSTSVLSLNVLFGVAKAGSILIAMALVDRAGRRPLLLVSTGGMTASLLLVGSLFAASAGAAKQDAVASTASVAAVVSYVVFFSMGLGPMAWVYSSEILPLRLRAQGAGLGTAMNRVMCAVVIMTFITLYKAITMAGAFYLYAAIAAAAFVFVYTCLPETRGRSLEDMEELFHTK